DNA sequence from the Streptomyces sp. NBC_01497 genome:
CGACGCCCTCCAGGTCGTCCTCGAGTTCTGAGAGGCTCCACCACCGTGCTCAAGACCGCATGCCAGGAGCAACTGCTGCCCGGCGACACCCTCCAGGAAAAGTGGGACTTCGCGCAGGCCGCCGGGTACGACGGCATCGAACTGCGCGGCAAGGGCGACCTGAGCTTCGAGGAGCGGCTGCCCGAACTGCGCCGGGCGCTCGCCGACGGCGTCGTCATGCCGACCGTCTGCGTCGACATGCTCCACTTCTTCGGGGCCTTCGACGACGACCTGCGCCGGGACGCCGTCCGCCAGATGAAGTCCCAGCTGTCCGTGATCGCCTCGCTCGGCGGCCTCGGCGCGCAGACCCCCGCCTCGTACGGGATGTTCTCGCGGCGCCTGCCGCCCTTCGAGCCGCCGCGCGGCGAGGAGCAGGACCGGGCGGTCCTCCTCGAAGGCCTCGCCGAACTCGGCGAGCACGCCGCGTCGGAGGGCGTGGCGCTCTTCCTGGAGCCGCTGAACCGCTACGAGGACCACATGGTCAACCGCCTCGAACAGGCCGCCGGCCTGATCCGGGAACTCGGCCTGGACTCGGTCAGGATCGGCATCGACAGCTACCACATGAACATCGAGGAGAGCGACCCCGCCGGAGCGATCGTCGCCGCCGCGCCCTACATCGGGCACGCGCAGGTCAGCGACTCCAACCGGTTCCAGCCCGGCGCCGGCCACCTCGACTGGTCCGCCTGGCTCGGCGCCCTGCACGCCATCGGCTACGACGGCTACCTCGCCGTGGAGTGCCGTCTCACCGGCGACCCGCTGGACGCCGTCCGCTCGATCCCCGCCCACCTGCGCCGGAACGGCGCATGACGGCGCTCGCCCACGAAGAGTCCATGACCCTCACCGCCGACCGCGGCCCGCTCCACCGGGACCTGCTCGCCCGCGAGGCGGCGCGCGTCCTGTTCGGCAACTGGACCGGGGCCTCCACGGTCCCCTCCCATGCCCTCTACCCGCACCAGTGGAGCTGGGACTCCGCGTTCATCGCGATCGGGCTGCGCCACGTCTCGCCCCGGCGTGCCCAGCGCGAACTCGAATCGCTCCTCGGCGCGCAGTGGGACGACGGCCGGGTCCCGCACATCGTCTTCAACCCCGAGGTGCCGCACGCGGCCTACTTCCCCGGCCCGGACTTCTGGCGCTCCAGCCGCACCGCCGGCACACCCCGCGGCCTGGAGACCTCCGGCATCGTCCAGCCGCCGGTCCACGCGCTCGCCGCGCTACTGGTCCACGAGGCCGATCCGGACACCTCCCGCGCCCGCGGCTTCCTGCGGAGGCTGTACCCGCGTCTGGCGGCCTGGCACGCGTACCTCGCGACCCGGCGCGACCTGGGCGGGCGGGGCCTCGTGTCGATCGTCCACCCGTGGGAGGCCGGGATGGACAACAGCCCCTGCTGGGACGGCCCGCTGTCCAGCGTGGACCCGGTGCCCGTATCGGCGTTCCGCCGGGCCGACCTCGTGGCGGGCACCGCGTCCGACCGTCCGACGGACGTGGACTACGGACGCTACGTACGCCTCGCCACGGACTATCGCGACGGCGGCTACCGCGACGACGTGCCGGGGGCGTTCGCCGTGGAGGACCCCGGGTTCAACGCCCTGCTGATCGCCTCCGAGCAGGCACTCGCCACAATCGCGGAGCTTGCCGGCGCCGATCCTCATCCGCACCGCGCCCGCGCGGCCGCGCTCTCCGCGGCCCTGGTCGAGCGGCTGTGGGACCCGGAGTACGGCATGTTCCTC
Encoded proteins:
- a CDS encoding sugar phosphate isomerase/epimerase family protein produces the protein MLKTACQEQLLPGDTLQEKWDFAQAAGYDGIELRGKGDLSFEERLPELRRALADGVVMPTVCVDMLHFFGAFDDDLRRDAVRQMKSQLSVIASLGGLGAQTPASYGMFSRRLPPFEPPRGEEQDRAVLLEGLAELGEHAASEGVALFLEPLNRYEDHMVNRLEQAAGLIRELGLDSVRIGIDSYHMNIEESDPAGAIVAAAPYIGHAQVSDSNRFQPGAGHLDWSAWLGALHAIGYDGYLAVECRLTGDPLDAVRSIPAHLRRNGA
- a CDS encoding MGH1-like glycoside hydrolase domain-containing protein, producing MTLTADRGPLHRDLLAREAARVLFGNWTGASTVPSHALYPHQWSWDSAFIAIGLRHVSPRRAQRELESLLGAQWDDGRVPHIVFNPEVPHAAYFPGPDFWRSSRTAGTPRGLETSGIVQPPVHALAALLVHEADPDTSRARGFLRRLYPRLAAWHAYLATRRDLGGRGLVSIVHPWEAGMDNSPCWDGPLSSVDPVPVSAFRRADLVAGTASDRPTDVDYGRYVRLATDYRDGGYRDDVPGAFAVEDPGFNALLIASEQALATIAELAGADPHPHRARAAALSAALVERLWDPEYGMFLCHDVRAGRPVRRRSVTGLLPLMLPDLPPEVAGTLVGTVGGAHFGLGTDTAMVPSFDLLSDAYDPARYWRGPAWFNTNWLLQRGLGAHGAETEARALGEAMLDAAGASSFAEYVDPRTAQGRGTRRFSWTAALVLDVLAGTKAP